The Amycolatopsis viridis genome window below encodes:
- a CDS encoding alpha-ketoacid dehydrogenase subunit beta has product MAAPVKSPVDGAVPAVQKLTIGKALNMGLRAAMEADDKVLILGEDVGKLGGVFRITDGLQKDFGEQRVLDTPLAESGIIGTAVGLAVRGFRPVCEIQFEGFIFPGFDQISSQLAKLHYRTQGRVKVPVVVRVPYGGGIGAVEHHSESPESLFAHIAGLKVVSCSNPTDAYWMIQQAVASDDPVLFFEPKRLYHNGQLKSEVDTTTPPGPLFASRVVREGTDCTLVAYGPSVKVCIDAAAAAAEEGRSLEVIDLRTLSPLDLAPVFESVRRTGRLVAVSEAPSESSITSEIAARVQQECFYSLEAPVLRATGFDTPYPPSKLEEHYLPDLDRVLHTVDRAMGW; this is encoded by the coding sequence ATGGCCGCCCCGGTGAAGTCCCCTGTGGACGGTGCGGTACCCGCCGTGCAGAAGCTGACGATCGGCAAGGCCCTGAACATGGGCCTGCGCGCGGCGATGGAGGCCGACGACAAAGTCCTGATCCTCGGCGAGGACGTCGGCAAGCTCGGCGGCGTCTTCCGGATCACCGACGGGTTGCAGAAGGACTTCGGCGAGCAGCGCGTGCTGGACACGCCGCTGGCCGAGTCGGGCATCATCGGCACCGCGGTCGGCCTGGCCGTGCGCGGGTTCCGCCCGGTGTGCGAGATCCAGTTCGAGGGGTTCATCTTCCCCGGGTTCGACCAGATCTCCTCGCAGCTGGCGAAGCTGCACTACCGCACGCAGGGCCGGGTCAAGGTGCCGGTGGTCGTGCGGGTGCCCTACGGCGGCGGGATCGGCGCGGTGGAGCACCACTCCGAATCACCGGAGTCGCTGTTCGCGCACATCGCCGGGCTGAAGGTGGTGTCCTGCTCGAATCCCACGGACGCCTACTGGATGATCCAGCAGGCCGTCGCCTCCGATGATCCGGTGCTGTTCTTCGAGCCCAAGCGGCTCTACCACAACGGCCAGCTCAAGTCCGAAGTGGACACCACGACACCGCCGGGGCCGCTGTTCGCCTCGCGCGTGGTGCGCGAGGGCACCGACTGCACGCTCGTCGCGTACGGGCCGTCGGTCAAGGTGTGCATCGATGCTGCTGCCGCCGCGGCCGAAGAAGGCCGGTCGCTGGAGGTCATCGACCTGCGCACGCTCTCGCCGCTCGACCTCGCGCCGGTGTTCGAGTCGGTGCGCCGCACCGGCCGGCTGGTCGCGGTCAGCGAGGCGCCGTCGGAGTCGTCGATCACCTCCGAGATCGCCGCGCGCGTGCAGCAGGAGTGCTTCTACTCGCTGGAGGCGCCGGTGCTGCGGGCGACCGGGTTCGACACCCCGTACCCGCCGTCCAAGTTGGAGGAGCACTACCTCCCCGACCTGGACCGCGTCCTGCACACCGTCGACCGCGCGATGGGCTGGTGA
- a CDS encoding DUF3558 family protein: MSVNLRFVRVLTGIGCLAAAVSGCTSTVAGSASPATTRTTPTTPTAADVFAGLNACRVLEQLTAGQGFGPGENISRRNECDVLKPGFGSYGLALDPVQGLIEFAATNKTVVNTTINGRNAMQANIPTGGCAIAIEVGEHARAMVTVAMSRISEDPQSCPSARALAEKLEPLLPPGP, from the coding sequence TTGAGCGTCAACCTTCGATTCGTCCGGGTTCTCACCGGCATCGGATGCCTGGCCGCTGCAGTGAGCGGTTGCACCAGCACGGTCGCGGGTTCAGCGTCGCCAGCGACCACCCGTACCACCCCCACCACGCCGACCGCGGCAGACGTCTTCGCCGGTCTGAATGCTTGCCGGGTTCTCGAACAGCTCACCGCAGGGCAAGGGTTCGGCCCGGGGGAGAACATCAGCCGACGGAACGAATGCGACGTCCTCAAACCCGGTTTCGGTTCATACGGCCTGGCATTGGATCCGGTACAAGGGCTCATCGAATTCGCGGCCACGAACAAGACCGTCGTCAACACCACGATCAACGGGCGAAACGCGATGCAAGCGAACATCCCCACCGGAGGATGCGCGATCGCGATCGAGGTCGGCGAGCACGCCAGGGCGATGGTGACGGTCGCGATGTCGCGGATCAGCGAAGACCCGCAGTCCTGTCCGAGCGCGCGGGCCCTCGCGGAGAAGCTGGAGCCCCTGTTGCCCCCGGGGCCGTGA
- the pdhA gene encoding pyruvate dehydrogenase (acetyl-transferring) E1 component subunit alpha, translating into MPSPEQWTHPEPGEGPAAQAAQPSREQVIAGLRNTDAGGAEVTQLLTPEGERIASPQFDRYISDIDPDALRGLYRDMVLVRRADREANAMQRQGQLGIWVPLLGQEAAQVGSGRALRPQDMAFPSYREHGVAYTRGVDFKELLGIFRCTDHGGWDFQAHGFHPYTIVIGNQVLNAAGYAMGQKFEGKVGDDDGEATIVYFGDGATSQGDVHEGFVWAAVYDAPLVFFCQNNQWAISEPTERQSRLPLYQRARGYGFPGIRVDGNDVLACLAVTRWALEECRHGNGPVLIEAFTYRMDAHTTTDDPTRYRLSEELEVWKHKDPIERVRVHLARNGYADQAWFDQIQAEADAFATDLREFCFNMPEPPPERVFANVYAESSPVLDSQRDEFLSYLAGFVEAGER; encoded by the coding sequence ATGCCGTCCCCCGAACAGTGGACGCACCCGGAGCCCGGCGAAGGACCGGCCGCACAGGCCGCCCAGCCATCACGGGAGCAGGTGATCGCCGGTTTGCGAAACACGGACGCGGGTGGCGCTGAGGTGACTCAGCTGCTCACCCCCGAAGGCGAGCGAATCGCCTCGCCCCAGTTCGACCGCTACATCTCCGACATCGACCCGGACGCGCTGCGCGGGCTCTACCGCGACATGGTGCTGGTCCGCCGGGCCGACCGGGAAGCCAACGCCATGCAGCGCCAGGGCCAGCTGGGCATCTGGGTCCCGCTGCTCGGCCAGGAGGCCGCACAGGTCGGTTCCGGCCGCGCGCTGCGGCCGCAGGACATGGCGTTCCCGAGCTACCGCGAACACGGCGTGGCCTACACCCGCGGCGTCGACTTCAAGGAACTGCTGGGCATCTTCCGCTGCACCGACCACGGCGGCTGGGACTTCCAGGCCCACGGTTTCCACCCGTACACCATCGTGATCGGCAACCAGGTGCTCAACGCGGCCGGTTACGCGATGGGCCAGAAGTTCGAGGGCAAGGTGGGCGACGACGACGGTGAGGCCACCATCGTCTACTTCGGTGACGGCGCCACCTCCCAGGGCGACGTGCACGAGGGCTTCGTGTGGGCCGCGGTGTACGACGCGCCGCTGGTGTTCTTCTGCCAGAACAACCAGTGGGCGATCTCCGAGCCCACCGAGCGCCAGTCCCGGCTCCCCCTGTACCAGCGCGCCCGCGGCTACGGCTTCCCCGGCATCCGCGTGGACGGCAACGACGTGCTGGCCTGCCTCGCGGTGACCCGCTGGGCGCTCGAGGAGTGCCGCCACGGCAACGGGCCGGTGTTGATCGAGGCGTTCACCTACCGGATGGACGCCCACACCACCACCGACGACCCGACCCGCTACCGGCTCTCCGAAGAGCTGGAGGTCTGGAAGCACAAGGACCCGATCGAGCGCGTGCGTGTGCACCTGGCCCGCAACGGGTACGCCGACCAGGCGTGGTTCGACCAGATCCAGGCCGAGGCCGACGCCTTCGCCACGGACCTGCGCGAGTTCTGCTTCAACATGCCGGAACCGCCCCCGGAACGCGTGTTCGCCAACGTCTATGCCGAATCGTCGCCGGTGCTGGACTCCCAGCGCGACGAGTTCCTGTCCTACCTGGCCGGTTTCGTGGAAGCGGGTGAGCGCTGA
- a CDS encoding ABC transporter ATP-binding protein has product MHSGGAPIGVRRMLRRAGTSVPQSGLTGPVDIPDAVAPDQPKDLRSRWQRFRSSAGGTVRGLPRVIKLAWRASPAVTVLIALSALISGLMPTGTAYVAKLLLDAVVAAVQGRGGTDRIVQLAALEFGVFTATAISTALTNAAQQLLQERMTLTIRHRVMAHASRLDLQFFEGSESYDQLRQASQEAPQRPMSMLTSALGLVRTSITFASMVVLLMSVSPLLAAVALLAPVPAFISQSKYGSRAFLLTLWMSPIRRRMDYLNSLVTTDTYAKETKLFGLGPYLVDRFLRLGQNAYARERKLTTRRNFVGTAWSLLSTLAGSGIALYIALEAVAGRLTIGDLALYTAAAAAVQTSVQGLFTGFSGMYENNLYLDTLYDFLATEPQIVAPAVTAPLPEPVRGHIEFQNVSFRYPGAAENAMDGVSFEIRPGETVAVVGRNGAGKSTLIKLLCRLYDPTEGRILLDGTDIRKFDPDALRSRISAMFQDYVTYQGTAAENIGLGELSALDDRPRIEDSATRAGVAARIARLPRGYDSPLGRWFDQGVSLSGGEWQKIALARAFMRDAPILVLDEPTSALDAAAEHDLFTRLRALSEGRTTLYISHRFSTVRQAEKILLLDRGRLAEEGTHEELMSQGGDYASLFTLQAAAYLEEAA; this is encoded by the coding sequence ATGCACAGCGGTGGCGCACCGATCGGGGTGCGGCGGATGCTGCGGCGGGCCGGCACCTCGGTCCCGCAGAGCGGGCTGACCGGTCCGGTGGACATCCCGGACGCGGTGGCGCCGGACCAGCCGAAGGACCTGCGGTCCCGGTGGCAGCGGTTCCGGTCCTCAGCCGGCGGCACGGTGCGCGGACTGCCGCGCGTGATCAAACTGGCGTGGCGGGCGAGCCCCGCGGTGACCGTCCTCATCGCACTGTCCGCTTTGATCAGTGGGCTGATGCCCACCGGCACGGCCTACGTGGCGAAACTGCTGCTGGACGCGGTGGTCGCGGCGGTGCAGGGCCGCGGCGGCACCGATCGGATCGTCCAGCTGGCCGCGCTGGAGTTCGGCGTGTTCACCGCGACCGCGATCAGCACCGCGCTGACGAACGCGGCCCAGCAGCTGCTGCAGGAGCGGATGACGTTGACGATCCGGCACCGGGTGATGGCACACGCGAGCAGGCTGGACCTCCAGTTCTTCGAAGGCTCGGAGTCCTACGACCAGCTGCGGCAGGCGTCGCAGGAGGCGCCGCAGCGGCCGATGTCGATGCTGACCTCGGCGCTCGGGCTGGTCCGGACGTCGATCACGTTCGCCAGCATGGTGGTGCTGCTGATGTCGGTCAGCCCGCTGCTGGCCGCCGTGGCGCTGCTCGCGCCGGTGCCGGCGTTCATCTCACAATCGAAGTACGGGTCCCGGGCGTTCCTGCTGACCCTGTGGATGTCACCGATCCGGCGGCGGATGGACTACCTGAACTCACTGGTCACGACGGACACCTACGCCAAGGAAACCAAGCTGTTCGGGCTCGGGCCGTACCTGGTGGACCGGTTCCTGCGGCTCGGCCAGAACGCGTACGCCCGCGAGCGGAAGCTGACGACCCGGCGCAACTTCGTGGGCACGGCGTGGAGCCTGCTGTCCACTCTCGCCGGTTCCGGCATCGCGCTGTACATCGCGCTGGAGGCGGTGGCCGGGCGGCTGACGATCGGGGATCTCGCGCTGTACACGGCGGCTGCGGCGGCGGTGCAGACGTCGGTGCAGGGGTTGTTCACCGGGTTCTCCGGGATGTACGAGAACAACCTGTACCTGGACACCCTGTACGACTTCCTGGCCACCGAGCCGCAGATCGTCGCGCCGGCCGTGACGGCGCCGCTGCCCGAGCCGGTGCGCGGGCACATCGAATTCCAGAACGTGTCGTTCCGCTACCCGGGGGCGGCGGAGAACGCAATGGACGGGGTCTCGTTCGAGATCCGGCCCGGTGAGACGGTGGCGGTGGTCGGGCGGAACGGGGCCGGCAAGTCGACGCTGATCAAACTGCTGTGCCGGCTCTACGACCCGACCGAGGGGCGGATCCTGCTCGACGGGACCGACATCCGCAAGTTCGACCCGGATGCCCTGCGATCCCGGATCTCGGCGATGTTCCAGGACTACGTGACCTACCAGGGAACGGCGGCGGAGAACATCGGGCTCGGCGAGCTGAGCGCGCTCGACGACCGGCCGCGGATCGAAGACTCGGCCACCCGCGCCGGGGTCGCCGCCCGGATCGCGCGGTTGCCGCGCGGGTACGACAGCCCGTTGGGCCGGTGGTTCGACCAGGGCGTGTCCCTGTCCGGCGGCGAGTGGCAGAAGATCGCGCTGGCGCGGGCCTTCATGCGGGACGCACCGATCCTGGTGCTGGACGAACCGACGTCGGCGCTGGACGCCGCGGCCGAACACGACCTGTTCACACGGTTGCGCGCACTGTCCGAGGGCCGGACCACGCTGTACATCTCGCACCGGTTCTCCACGGTGCGGCAGGCGGAGAAGATCCTGCTGCTCGACCGGGGACGCCTCGCGGAGGAAGGGACGCACGAAGAGCTCATGTCCCAGGGCGGCGACTACGCGTCGCTGTTCACCCTGCAAGCCGCGGCGTACCTGGAGGAAGCCGCGTAA
- a CDS encoding dihydrolipoamide acetyltransferase family protein, whose protein sequence is MPEYKQFLLADTAEGLTEAEILNWRVQPGDEVTVNQIVVEVETAKAAVELPIPWAGVVTELMAAAGDTVAVGAPLLTIDVNPAGAGAPPATVNGSAAAAPAEEEMKPLVGYGSKATEARRRPRKAAAAAAPAPAPAAAEAAPAPAAPAPESARGGYVPLAKPPVRKLAKDLGVDLSTLTGSAEGGVITREDVERAAQPAAPAPATAGARERRVPVRGVRKATAAAMVSSAFTAPHVTEFLTIDVTPMMELRERLKKHPDFAGVKLTPLAFAAKAVCMAVRRTPDVNASWDEAAGEIVYKDYVHLGIAAATPRGLVVPKIRDADAMSLPELARALDELTTTAREGKTPPADMVDGTITITNVGVFGVDTGTPIINPGESAILAFGAIKDAPWVVDGQLAVRKVLQLSLSFDHRLVDGQQGSQFLADVGALLADPAMAFTY, encoded by the coding sequence GTGCCCGAGTACAAGCAGTTCCTGCTCGCCGACACCGCCGAGGGCCTGACCGAGGCGGAGATCCTGAACTGGCGCGTCCAGCCGGGTGACGAGGTCACGGTCAACCAGATCGTCGTCGAGGTGGAGACCGCCAAGGCCGCCGTCGAGCTGCCCATCCCGTGGGCCGGTGTGGTCACCGAGCTCATGGCCGCGGCCGGGGACACCGTGGCGGTCGGGGCGCCGCTGCTGACCATCGACGTGAACCCGGCCGGCGCGGGCGCGCCCCCGGCAACCGTGAACGGGTCCGCGGCAGCGGCACCGGCCGAGGAAGAGATGAAGCCGCTGGTCGGCTACGGGTCGAAGGCGACCGAGGCACGGCGACGGCCACGCAAGGCGGCTGCCGCGGCGGCTCCGGCTCCCGCTCCAGCTGCGGCAGAAGCGGCACCGGCACCGGCTGCTCCCGCGCCGGAATCGGCCCGGGGCGGTTACGTGCCGCTGGCGAAACCGCCGGTGCGCAAGCTCGCCAAAGACCTCGGTGTCGACTTGTCGACGCTCACCGGGTCCGCCGAAGGCGGCGTGATCACCCGGGAGGACGTCGAGCGGGCGGCCCAGCCGGCCGCACCCGCACCCGCGACCGCCGGGGCCCGCGAACGGCGCGTACCGGTCCGCGGTGTCCGCAAGGCGACCGCGGCGGCGATGGTGTCCAGCGCCTTCACCGCGCCGCACGTGACCGAGTTCCTGACCATCGACGTCACGCCGATGATGGAGCTGCGCGAGCGGCTGAAGAAGCACCCGGACTTCGCGGGCGTGAAGCTGACCCCGCTGGCGTTCGCGGCCAAGGCCGTGTGCATGGCGGTGCGGCGGACGCCGGACGTCAACGCGTCCTGGGACGAGGCGGCCGGCGAGATCGTCTACAAGGACTACGTGCACCTGGGCATCGCCGCGGCGACGCCCCGCGGCCTCGTCGTCCCGAAGATCCGGGACGCGGACGCGATGTCGCTGCCGGAGCTGGCACGGGCGCTGGACGAGCTGACGACGACCGCGCGCGAGGGCAAGACCCCGCCCGCGGACATGGTGGACGGGACGATCACCATCACCAACGTCGGCGTGTTCGGCGTCGACACCGGCACGCCGATCATCAACCCGGGTGAGTCCGCGATCCTGGCCTTCGGGGCGATCAAGGACGCGCCGTGGGTGGTGGACGGGCAGCTCGCGGTCCGGAAGGTGTTGCAGCTGTCGCTGAGCTTCGACCACCGGCTGGTCGACGGGCAGCAGGGCTCGCAGTTCCTCGCCGACGTCGGCGCGCTGCTGGCCGATCCGGCAATGGCGTTCACCTACTGA
- a CDS encoding DUF3558 domain-containing protein produces MNVRPAQLLLGLTCLAFTTASCTSTVSGTPSPAPSASSVPANSDVFAGLNACQIVEQITAGQGFGPGENISRRNECDVTKFDFGTYGLALDPVQGLTEFARANANVVTLTVNEREAMQANIPTGGCAIAVKVSEHARALVTVSMSRYSQNAEACSNAKSFAEKIEPLLPKGQ; encoded by the coding sequence ATGAACGTTCGTCCCGCCCAGCTGCTCCTCGGGCTGACTTGTCTCGCATTCACCACGGCGAGTTGCACCAGCACGGTGAGCGGCACTCCGTCGCCGGCGCCGAGCGCGAGTTCCGTTCCGGCGAACTCCGATGTGTTCGCGGGCCTCAACGCATGCCAGATCGTGGAACAGATTACGGCCGGTCAGGGCTTCGGGCCAGGTGAGAACATCAGCCGCCGCAACGAGTGTGACGTGACGAAGTTCGACTTCGGGACATACGGCCTGGCGCTGGACCCCGTACAAGGGCTCACCGAATTCGCCAGGGCGAACGCGAACGTGGTGACACTCACCGTCAATGAACGTGAGGCCATGCAGGCGAACATCCCGACGGGCGGATGCGCGATAGCTGTCAAGGTCTCCGAACATGCCCGCGCTCTCGTCACGGTATCGATGTCACGGTACAGCCAGAACGCGGAGGCGTGCTCGAACGCCAAATCGTTCGCCGAAAAGATCGAGCCCTTGCTGCCGAAGGGGCAGTGA
- a CDS encoding DUF3558 family protein, whose translation MIRSRFARIFTGIACVLGTVLAACTSTVSGSPSPAPVVPSSSSPDSSDVFAGLDACRLLDQLNAGQGFNPGENKSRRNQCTASKLDFATYSIALDATQGLREFAATNTGVREISVHARKAMEADISTGGCAVAVEVADRALALVLVTMARASEDAQGCPNARAFAEKLEPLLPPVS comes from the coding sequence GTGATCAGGTCCCGCTTCGCCCGGATTTTCACCGGCATCGCCTGCGTCCTGGGAACCGTCCTGGCCGCCTGTACCAGCACCGTCTCCGGGAGCCCGTCGCCCGCGCCCGTTGTTCCGTCCAGCTCAAGCCCTGACAGCTCTGACGTTTTCGCGGGCCTTGATGCTTGCCGCCTGCTGGATCAGCTCAACGCCGGGCAAGGGTTCAATCCCGGGGAAAACAAGAGCCGGCGCAACCAATGCACCGCCTCCAAACTCGATTTCGCCACGTACAGCATCGCCCTCGACGCCACGCAAGGGCTGCGGGAGTTCGCCGCGACCAACACGGGCGTGCGGGAGATCTCGGTTCATGCGCGGAAGGCCATGGAGGCTGACATCTCCACCGGTGGTTGCGCGGTCGCGGTGGAGGTCGCGGATCGGGCGCTCGCGTTGGTGCTCGTGACCATGGCGCGAGCGAGCGAGGATGCGCAAGGGTGCCCGAACGCGCGGGCCTTCGCGGAGAAGCTGGAGCCCCTGTTGCCCCCGGTGTCGTGA
- a CDS encoding TetR/AcrR family transcriptional regulator, translating to MNPEDRRRMIVRAVLPLVVEHGAAVTTAQIARAAGIGEGTIFRAFKDKDELIDACVAEAVKPDSTVEAIAEIPLDQPLADRLAEATETMSAHLERMGALMAALHSTGRLKRGGPRKGARAESVTALRQAIAELFTPEDGLRLPADKLAAIFLSMVFLRRRDDQATPTAAELVDVFLHGAVAA from the coding sequence ATGAACCCCGAGGACCGCCGGCGCATGATCGTGCGAGCCGTGCTGCCACTGGTCGTCGAGCACGGTGCCGCCGTCACCACCGCGCAGATCGCCCGCGCCGCAGGCATCGGCGAGGGCACGATCTTCCGCGCGTTCAAGGACAAGGACGAACTGATCGACGCCTGCGTCGCCGAGGCGGTCAAGCCGGACAGCACGGTGGAGGCGATCGCCGAGATCCCGCTCGACCAGCCGCTGGCCGACCGGCTCGCCGAAGCCACCGAGACCATGTCCGCGCACCTGGAGCGGATGGGCGCGCTCATGGCGGCGCTGCACTCGACCGGCCGGCTCAAGCGCGGCGGACCGCGGAAGGGTGCGCGGGCCGAGTCCGTCACCGCGCTGCGCCAGGCCATCGCCGAACTGTTCACGCCCGAGGACGGGCTGCGGCTGCCGGCCGACAAGCTCGCGGCGATCTTCCTGTCGATGGTGTTCCTGCGCCGCCGGGACGACCAGGCCACACCGACCGCGGCCGAGTTGGTCGACGTCTTCCTGCACGGGGCGGTGGCCGCATGA